One Synechococcus sp. CC9605 genomic window carries:
- a CDS encoding alpha/beta fold hydrolase has translation MPPAVVQTAEWGVQSTWQWKGWPCHWRVSGPEAGPALLLLHGFGAASGHWRHCAPRLADQGWRVYSLDLLGFGQSAQPARPMDNRLWALQVCAFLDQVVQRPAVVIGNSLGGLTALTAAVLAPNRVRAVVAAPLPDPALIQPLPKRRAPCRRRWQRRLLALVLHVLPLELVVPLIARTGLLKAGLQGAYWKSIQSDPELLQLIARPARRPTAARALRGMSLGMGNRPRGATAPALLEQLRVPMLLIWGRQDRFVPLAVGKSVAASHTALELKVLDRCGHCPHDEAPDRFLAVLLPWLDRNLGGPDRQGTTSGDETHPFGGG, from the coding sequence GTGCCGCCTGCTGTTGTCCAGACTGCCGAGTGGGGGGTCCAGAGCACCTGGCAGTGGAAGGGCTGGCCCTGCCACTGGCGGGTCAGCGGCCCTGAAGCAGGCCCTGCCCTGCTGCTGTTGCACGGTTTCGGCGCCGCCAGCGGACACTGGCGCCACTGCGCGCCGCGCCTGGCTGATCAGGGATGGCGGGTCTACAGCCTGGATCTGCTGGGTTTCGGCCAATCCGCCCAGCCGGCGCGGCCGATGGACAACCGGCTCTGGGCCCTGCAGGTGTGCGCATTTCTCGATCAGGTGGTGCAAAGGCCAGCGGTGGTGATCGGCAATTCCCTGGGGGGCCTGACCGCACTCACCGCGGCGGTGCTGGCGCCGAACCGGGTGCGGGCGGTGGTCGCCGCGCCCCTGCCGGACCCTGCCCTGATTCAACCGTTGCCGAAACGGCGGGCGCCCTGTCGGCGGCGTTGGCAGCGGCGCCTGCTCGCCTTGGTGCTGCACGTGCTTCCGCTTGAACTTGTGGTGCCCTTGATCGCGCGCACGGGCTTGCTCAAAGCCGGGCTTCAGGGGGCCTACTGGAAGTCGATCCAATCCGATCCGGAGCTACTGCAGCTGATCGCCCGTCCTGCCCGGCGCCCTACAGCAGCCCGGGCCCTGCGGGGCATGAGCCTGGGCATGGGTAACCGTCCCCGAGGCGCCACCGCGCCAGCCCTGCTCGAACAACTGCGGGTGCCGATGCTGCTGATCTGGGGCCGTCAGGATCGGTTTGTGCCCCTGGCCGTCGGGAAATCCGTGGCCGCCAGCCACACAGCACTCGAGCTGAAGGTGCTGGATCGCTGCGGCCACTGCCCCCATGACGAAGCGCCTGATCGCTTCCTGGCTGTGTTGTTGCCCTGGCTGGACCGTAACTTGGGAGGACCAGACCGGCAGGGGACGACCAGCGGCGATGAAACACACCCTTTCGGTGGTGGTTGA
- the ilvN gene encoding acetolactate synthase small subunit, protein MKHTLSVVVEDESGALSRIAGLFARRGFNIDSLAVGPAEAEGQSRLTMVVEGDDQTLQQMTKQLDKLVNVLQVLDLTQRPAVERELMLLKVSAPAASRGAVIELVQVFRAKVVDVADEALTLEVVGDPGKLVALERLMAPFGILEIARTGKVALERASGVNTEMLKVSPSQSRVPA, encoded by the coding sequence ATGAAACACACCCTTTCGGTGGTGGTTGAAGACGAGTCCGGCGCACTCAGCCGGATCGCAGGACTCTTCGCCCGACGCGGCTTCAACATCGACAGCCTGGCTGTCGGCCCAGCAGAGGCCGAAGGGCAGTCGCGCCTGACCATGGTGGTGGAGGGCGATGACCAGACGCTCCAGCAGATGACCAAACAGCTGGACAAACTGGTGAATGTGCTTCAGGTCCTCGACCTGACCCAGCGCCCGGCTGTGGAGCGGGAGCTGATGCTGCTCAAAGTTTCAGCACCGGCAGCATCTCGGGGCGCCGTGATCGAACTCGTTCAGGTGTTCAGGGCCAAGGTGGTGGACGTGGCTGATGAAGCCCTGACCCTCGAAGTGGTGGGTGATCCCGGAAAGCTTGTGGCCCTCGAACGGTTGATGGCCCCCTTCGGCATTCTCGAAATCGCCCGAACCGGCAAGGTGGCCCTTGAGCGGGCCTCAGGCGTGAACACCGAAATGCTCAAGGTGTCCCCCAGCCAGAGCCGGGTGCCGGCCTGA
- a CDS encoding peptidylprolyl isomerase: MRRLRSWALLLLIPLLVSCSPSPRASVVTGCADAQAACLQGLATVTMQTSQGEFTIEVNGDSAPLTSGNFIDLVRRGTYDGTMFHRVVREPVPFVVQGGDPQSSDRSVPLGQLGTGSFVDPDNGQARMIPLEIKFRSEPQPRYSRVITNPAELDGLELTHERGAVAMARSQAPDSASAQFYVALRPLPELDGRYAVFGRVVDGIEMVDAIQQGDRIAKAVLKE, encoded by the coding sequence ATGCGTCGTCTTCGTTCCTGGGCGCTGCTGCTGCTCATCCCTCTGTTGGTGAGTTGCAGCCCTTCCCCGCGCGCTTCGGTGGTGACCGGCTGTGCTGATGCTCAGGCGGCCTGCCTGCAGGGCCTGGCCACGGTCACCATGCAGACGAGCCAGGGCGAGTTTACGATTGAAGTGAATGGCGATTCCGCTCCCCTCACCTCCGGCAATTTCATCGATCTGGTGCGGCGCGGCACCTACGACGGAACCATGTTTCATCGCGTTGTTCGCGAGCCCGTTCCCTTTGTGGTGCAGGGGGGCGATCCGCAATCCAGTGATCGATCGGTTCCCTTGGGGCAGCTCGGCACCGGCAGTTTTGTGGATCCAGACAACGGCCAGGCGCGGATGATCCCGCTTGAGATCAAGTTCCGATCCGAGCCGCAGCCCCGCTACAGCAGGGTCATCACCAATCCGGCGGAACTTGATGGCCTGGAGTTGACCCACGAGCGTGGAGCGGTGGCCATGGCCCGCTCCCAGGCTCCTGATTCCGCTAGTGCCCAGTTCTATGTGGCCTTGCGTCCCTTGCCGGAACTCGACGGCCGATACGCCGTCTTCGGCCGTGTAGTCGATGGCATTGAGATGGTGGACGCGATCCAACAGGGAGATCGCATCGCCAAGGCGGTGTTAAAGGAGTGA
- a CDS encoding photosystem I assembly protein Ycf4 yields MSAAVLEQPVLGSRRLSNFLVASAVTIGGVGFLLASLSSYLGRDLVPIGHPAALVFVPQGLVMGLYSLAAALLATYLWYVIAVNVGGGSNRFDKDAGVVTISRRGFRKPVLVEIPLKDVKAVKVEVRDGFNARRRVALRIQGRRDMPLTRVGEPLPLAQLEKDGAELARFLGVNLEGL; encoded by the coding sequence ATGTCCGCAGCAGTGCTCGAGCAACCTGTGCTCGGCTCCCGTCGTCTCTCGAACTTTCTGGTGGCTTCGGCCGTCACGATTGGGGGCGTGGGCTTTCTTCTGGCTTCGCTCTCGAGCTACCTCGGCCGCGACCTGGTTCCCATTGGGCACCCTGCAGCTCTGGTGTTCGTGCCCCAGGGACTGGTGATGGGCTTGTACAGCCTTGCTGCGGCGTTGCTGGCCACGTACCTCTGGTATGTGATTGCTGTGAATGTCGGTGGCGGCAGCAATCGCTTCGATAAAGATGCCGGCGTGGTGACCATTAGCCGTCGTGGTTTCCGCAAACCCGTTCTGGTGGAAATTCCGCTCAAAGACGTCAAGGCGGTGAAGGTGGAGGTGCGCGATGGCTTCAATGCGCGCCGCCGCGTCGCCCTGCGAATCCAGGGACGCCGTGACATGCCGCTCACCCGCGTTGGTGAACCGCTTCCTTTGGCCCAGTTGGAAAAGGACGGTGCTGAACTGGCCCGATTCCTGGGCGTCAACCTTGAGGGCCTCTGA
- the psbD gene encoding photosystem II D2 protein (photosystem q(a) protein) — protein MTIAVGRAPQRGWFDVLDDWLKRDRFVFVGWSGILLLPTAYLAIGGWLTGTTFVTSWYTHGIASSYLEGCNFLTAAVSTPADAMGHSLLLLWGPEAQGDFVRWCQLGGLWAFVALHGAFALIGFMLRQFEIARLVGIRPYNAIAFSGPIAVFVSVFLMYPLGQSSWFFAPSFGVAAIFRFLLFLQGFHNWTLNPFHMMGVAGILGGALLCAIHGATVENTLFEDGEQANTFKAFEPTQEEETYSMVTANRFWSQIFGIAFSNKRWLHFFMLFVPVMGLWTSSIGIIGLALNLRAYDFVSQEIRAAEDPEFETFYTKNILLNEGLRAWMAPADQPHENFVFPEEVLPRGNAL, from the coding sequence ATGACGATCGCTGTAGGACGCGCGCCACAGCGGGGATGGTTTGACGTCCTCGATGACTGGCTCAAGCGCGACCGCTTCGTTTTTGTCGGCTGGTCCGGCATTCTTCTCCTCCCAACGGCCTACCTGGCCATCGGTGGCTGGCTGACAGGCACCACTTTTGTCACCTCCTGGTACACCCACGGCATTGCCTCGTCGTACCTGGAAGGTTGCAACTTCCTGACCGCTGCTGTGTCCACCCCCGCTGATGCGATGGGTCACAGCCTGCTGCTGCTCTGGGGCCCTGAGGCTCAGGGCGACTTCGTTCGCTGGTGTCAGCTCGGCGGCCTCTGGGCCTTCGTGGCTCTGCACGGCGCCTTCGCACTGATCGGCTTCATGCTCCGTCAGTTCGAGATCGCTCGTCTGGTCGGCATCCGCCCTTACAACGCCATCGCCTTCTCCGGTCCGATTGCGGTGTTCGTCAGTGTCTTCCTGATGTACCCCCTCGGCCAGAGCAGCTGGTTCTTCGCGCCCTCCTTCGGTGTGGCTGCGATCTTCCGCTTCCTTCTCTTCCTTCAGGGCTTCCACAACTGGACCCTGAACCCCTTCCACATGATGGGCGTCGCCGGCATCCTCGGCGGTGCACTCCTCTGTGCTATTCACGGCGCCACCGTGGAAAACACCCTGTTTGAGGACGGTGAGCAGGCCAACACCTTCAAGGCGTTCGAGCCCACTCAGGAAGAAGAGACCTATTCCATGGTCACCGCCAACCGCTTCTGGAGCCAGATCTTCGGTATCGCCTTCTCCAACAAGCGCTGGCTGCACTTCTTCATGCTGTTCGTGCCTGTGATGGGCCTATGGACCAGCTCCATCGGCATCATTGGCCTGGCCCTCAACCTGCGCGCCTATGACTTCGTGTCCCAGGAAATCCGCGCTGCAGAAGATCCCGAATTCGAGACCTTCTACACCAAGAACATCCTTCTGAATGAAGGTCTGCGTGCCTGGATGGCACCGGCTGACCAGCCGCACGAAAACTTCGTCTTCCCTGAAGAGGTTCTGCCCCGTGGTAACGCTCTCTAA
- the psbC gene encoding photosystem II reaction center protein CP43 → MVTLSNPGLGATGGKDLPSTGYAWWSGNARLINLSGRLLGAHVAHAGLMVFWAGAMMLFEVSHFTFDKPMYEQGFICMPHVATLGYGVGPGGEVTDLFPFFVVGVLHLISSAVLGLGGLYHALRGPEILENYSSFFSQDWRDKNQMTNIIGYHLILLGVGCLLLVFKAMFFGGVYDTWAPGGGDVRMITNPTLDPGVIFGYLFRAPFGGEGWIIGVNSMEDIIGGHIWLGLTLIFGGIWHAITKPFGWVRRAFIWNGEAYLSYSLGALSFMSFIASAYIWFNNTAYPSEFWGPTNAEASQAQSFTFLVRDQRLGANIGSAMGPTGLGKYLMRSPTGEIIFGGETMRFWDFRGPWLEPLRGPNGLSLDKLQNDIQPWQVRRAAEYMTHAPNASINSVGGIITEPNSVNYVNLRQWLGATQFVLAFFFLVGHLWHAGRARAAAAGFEKGIDRKAEPVLGMPDLD, encoded by the coding sequence GTGGTAACGCTCTCTAATCCCGGTCTTGGCGCCACTGGCGGCAAAGACCTTCCCTCCACTGGGTATGCCTGGTGGTCCGGCAACGCCCGCTTGATCAACCTGTCCGGCCGTCTGCTTGGTGCCCACGTGGCCCACGCTGGTCTGATGGTGTTCTGGGCCGGCGCAATGATGCTGTTCGAGGTGAGCCACTTCACCTTCGATAAGCCCATGTACGAACAGGGCTTCATCTGCATGCCTCACGTCGCCACCCTTGGCTACGGCGTGGGCCCCGGCGGTGAAGTCACTGATCTCTTCCCCTTCTTCGTGGTCGGTGTTCTGCACCTGATCAGCTCCGCCGTGCTCGGCCTCGGCGGCCTCTATCACGCCCTGCGTGGTCCTGAGATCCTGGAGAACTACTCCTCCTTCTTCTCCCAGGACTGGCGTGACAAGAACCAGATGACCAACATCATTGGTTATCACCTGATTCTCCTGGGCGTCGGCTGCCTGCTGCTGGTCTTCAAGGCCATGTTCTTCGGCGGCGTTTACGACACCTGGGCCCCCGGCGGCGGTGACGTCCGCATGATCACTAACCCGACCCTCGATCCGGGCGTGATCTTCGGCTACCTGTTCCGCGCTCCCTTCGGCGGCGAGGGCTGGATTATCGGTGTGAACTCCATGGAGGACATCATCGGTGGCCACATCTGGCTGGGTCTGACCCTGATTTTCGGTGGCATCTGGCATGCCATCACCAAGCCTTTCGGTTGGGTGCGTCGCGCCTTCATCTGGAACGGTGAGGCCTACCTGAGCTACAGCCTTGGCGCTCTGAGCTTCATGAGCTTCATCGCTTCGGCCTACATCTGGTTCAACAACACCGCCTATCCCTCCGAGTTCTGGGGCCCCACCAACGCTGAGGCATCCCAGGCTCAGAGCTTCACCTTCCTGGTGCGTGACCAGCGTCTCGGCGCCAACATCGGTTCCGCCATGGGCCCCACCGGCCTTGGTAAGTACTTGATGCGATCACCTACCGGTGAAATCATCTTCGGGGGTGAAACCATGCGCTTCTGGGACTTCCGTGGTCCCTGGCTTGAGCCCCTGCGTGGTCCCAACGGCCTCAGCCTCGACAAGCTGCAGAACGACATTCAGCCCTGGCAAGTGCGCCGTGCGGCTGAGTACATGACCCACGCTCCGAACGCCTCGATCAACTCCGTGGGCGGCATTATCACCGAGCCCAACTCGGTGAACTACGTGAACCTCCGCCAGTGGCTGGGTGCAACGCAGTTCGTGCTTGCCTTCTTCTTCCTGGTTGGTCACCTCTGGCACGCCGGCCGCGCCCGCGCTGCTGCTGCTGGCTTCGAGAAAGGCATCGACCGCAAGGCTGAGCCTGTGCTCGGCATGCCTGATCTCGACTGA
- a CDS encoding trans-sulfuration enzyme family protein, with protein sequence MNTGLNTRVIHHGDSFAGDTGTVMPPIFPTSTFAHGNAGGFDYTRSGNPNFRILGGVLASVEVCAHATVFASGVSAITAVVSQLKQGDLVLCEENLYGCTVRLFEQVFAKFGLETAWVDFTQPAALEQIQAQKPAMVWLESPTNPLLKVIDLEAVCAITQPLGIPVVVDNTFATALVQRPLDLGATLSLTSTTKYINGHSDALGGAVCTNDPEWHQKMVFSQKALGLQPSPFDCWLITRGIKTLPLRLKQQMANAAALADQLAGHAKVNWVRYPHRSDHPQHQVAARQMRAGGAIVTVSFNASQEQTYALCKQLRWFTMAESLGGIESLICHPATMTHAAVSAEVKAKLGIHDGLVRFSVGCEDLADLQADLDQALELLA encoded by the coding sequence GTGAACACAGGCCTGAACACCCGGGTGATCCACCACGGCGACAGTTTTGCGGGAGACACCGGCACCGTGATGCCGCCGATCTTCCCCACCAGCACCTTTGCCCATGGCAACGCCGGCGGATTTGATTACACCCGGTCCGGCAACCCCAACTTCCGCATCCTTGGTGGGGTACTCGCCTCGGTTGAAGTCTGTGCCCACGCCACCGTGTTCGCCTCCGGCGTCAGCGCCATTACCGCCGTGGTGTCCCAACTGAAACAGGGCGATCTGGTGCTCTGCGAAGAGAACCTCTACGGCTGCACCGTGCGGCTGTTCGAGCAGGTGTTCGCGAAGTTCGGATTGGAAACCGCTTGGGTGGACTTCACTCAGCCGGCCGCACTGGAGCAGATCCAAGCCCAGAAGCCGGCGATGGTGTGGCTGGAGAGCCCCACCAACCCTCTGCTTAAAGTGATTGACCTGGAGGCGGTGTGTGCCATCACCCAACCCCTCGGCATCCCCGTGGTGGTGGACAACACCTTCGCCACCGCCCTGGTGCAGCGCCCCCTGGATCTGGGCGCCACCCTCTCGCTCACCAGCACAACCAAGTACATCAATGGCCACTCCGATGCCCTCGGCGGAGCCGTGTGCACCAACGATCCCGAGTGGCACCAGAAAATGGTGTTCTCCCAGAAGGCCCTGGGCCTGCAGCCCTCACCCTTTGATTGCTGGCTGATCACGCGGGGCATCAAGACCCTGCCACTGCGGCTCAAGCAGCAGATGGCCAATGCCGCGGCCCTGGCCGATCAACTGGCGGGGCACGCCAAGGTGAACTGGGTGCGTTACCCCCACCGCAGTGATCACCCGCAGCATCAGGTGGCAGCCCGTCAGATGCGCGCCGGTGGCGCCATCGTGACGGTGAGCTTCAACGCCAGCCAGGAGCAGACCTATGCCCTCTGCAAACAGCTGCGCTGGTTCACCATGGCCGAAAGCCTGGGCGGCATCGAAAGCCTGATCTGCCACCCCGCCACCATGACCCACGCCGCGGTGTCTGCTGAGGTGAAGGCCAAACTGGGCATCCACGATGGCCTGGTGCGCTTCTCGGTGGGCTGCGAAGACCTCGCCGATCTGCAGGCCGATCTGGACCAGGCCCTGGAGCTGCTGGCGTGA
- a CDS encoding PLP-dependent transferase — MSPRNLLSDPAWQGSDLGHPLPDSPHAVSVALPRWCDVIAYEEKDPACRDALQTIYPRFGLHPLIRQLVQPSELEGTTVWPYPTEAAAQAALAHCQRKAPESLSELIAIAGVTCLRSDAAASPHAKAFWQHTGLGLSSRQAAIALGKETAPSSSSGDAARDVIRKRLAGIHGVDAQQISLHPAGMAGLHAALRSIQTLRPGKPTLQLGFPYVDVLKQPQVVFHGGELLQPQSLAEVEVALDQLQPAAVIVELPSNPLLRCMDLPGVSALARSRGIPVIADDTIGTGINLNALPYADLIFTSLTKSFAGRGDVMAGSVLVSPQSPWVASLLAAVPAIAHLSDADAIALEIASRDVLQRVPQLDANALLLAERLEEHPAVQRVLHPKSCPNFRALMRSGAGHGCLLSFELKGGQEHSKRVYDALRISKGPSLGTDFSLVCPYTQLAHYDELSWAEQCGVPADLLRVSVGREDPETLWMRFEQAFADQESGETLKKPLTTG; from the coding sequence GTGAGTCCTCGCAATCTGCTCAGCGATCCGGCCTGGCAGGGCTCTGATCTCGGCCATCCCCTTCCGGACTCCCCCCATGCGGTGTCTGTGGCGCTGCCGCGCTGGTGCGATGTGATCGCCTACGAGGAAAAGGATCCGGCCTGCCGCGATGCCCTGCAGACGATCTATCCCCGCTTCGGCCTGCATCCGCTGATCCGACAACTGGTTCAGCCTTCGGAGCTTGAAGGCACCACGGTCTGGCCCTACCCCACCGAAGCGGCAGCCCAGGCAGCCCTGGCCCACTGCCAACGCAAGGCACCGGAGAGCCTCTCGGAGCTGATCGCCATTGCCGGGGTGACCTGCCTGCGCAGTGATGCAGCGGCGAGCCCCCATGCCAAAGCGTTCTGGCAGCACACCGGCCTGGGCCTCTCCTCCCGCCAGGCCGCCATCGCCTTAGGGAAGGAGACGGCCCCCAGCAGCTCATCCGGCGACGCCGCCCGCGATGTGATTCGAAAGCGCCTGGCTGGCATCCATGGCGTCGACGCCCAGCAGATCAGCCTGCATCCAGCGGGAATGGCCGGGCTGCATGCGGCACTCAGATCCATCCAGACGCTGCGGCCCGGCAAGCCCACGCTTCAGCTGGGCTTTCCCTATGTGGATGTGCTGAAGCAGCCGCAGGTGGTGTTTCACGGTGGCGAGCTGTTACAACCGCAGAGCCTTGCCGAGGTGGAAGTGGCCCTGGATCAGCTCCAACCGGCGGCCGTGATTGTGGAGCTGCCCAGCAATCCACTGCTGCGCTGCATGGATCTGCCCGGCGTCTCGGCCCTGGCCCGCAGCCGCGGCATTCCAGTGATTGCCGATGACACGATCGGCACCGGCATCAACCTCAATGCCCTGCCCTACGCCGATCTGATCTTCACCTCACTCACCAAAAGCTTCGCTGGCCGAGGTGATGTGATGGCGGGCAGTGTGCTGGTGAGTCCGCAGTCGCCCTGGGTGGCCTCCCTGCTGGCGGCGGTTCCAGCCATCGCCCACCTCAGTGATGCCGATGCCATCGCCCTGGAGATCGCCAGCCGGGATGTGCTCCAGCGGGTGCCGCAACTCGATGCAAACGCCCTGCTTCTGGCGGAACGGCTCGAAGAGCATCCGGCCGTGCAGCGGGTGCTGCATCCGAAGAGCTGCCCTAACTTCCGCGCCTTGATGCGCAGCGGAGCTGGCCACGGCTGCCTCCTCTCCTTTGAACTGAAGGGAGGCCAAGAGCATTCCAAGCGGGTTTACGACGCGCTTCGGATCAGCAAAGGCCCCAGTCTTGGCACCGATTTCAGCCTGGTGTGCCCTTACACCCAGCTGGCCCACTACGACGAACTGAGCTGGGCGGAACAATGCGGTGTGCCGGCTGATCTGCTCCGTGTGTCCGTCGGCCGGGAAGACCCCGAGACGCTGTGGATGCGGTTTGAGCAAGCGTTTGCTGACCAAGAGTCCGGTGAGACTCTGAAAAAGCCCTTAACAACTGGGTGA
- the cysK gene encoding cysteine synthase A, producing the protein MSRIYDDNSQAIGNTPLVKLNNVTKNCKATVLAKVEGRNPAYSVKCRIGANMIWDAEKSGKLTKGKVIVEPTSGNTGIALAFTAAARGYKLILTMPESMSIERRRVMAVLGAELILTEAAKGMPGAIAKAKEISESDPAKYFMPGQFDNPANPEIHFKTTGPEIWNDCDGAIDVLVAGVGTGGTITGVSRYIKNEAGKAIESVAVEPTNSPVITQTMNGEAVKPGPHKIQGIGAGFIPKNLDLSVVDKVEQVTNEESVAMALRLAQEEGLLVGISCGAAAAAAIRLAEKDEYAGKTIVVVLPDLAERYLSSVMFAEVPTGIIEQPVAV; encoded by the coding sequence ATGTCCCGCATTTACGACGACAACAGCCAGGCCATCGGCAACACCCCGCTGGTCAAGCTGAACAACGTCACCAAAAACTGCAAGGCCACTGTGCTGGCCAAGGTTGAGGGGCGCAACCCCGCCTACAGCGTCAAGTGCCGGATCGGCGCCAACATGATCTGGGACGCCGAGAAGAGCGGAAAGCTCACCAAGGGCAAGGTGATTGTTGAGCCCACCTCCGGCAACACCGGCATCGCTTTGGCCTTCACCGCCGCAGCCCGAGGTTACAAGCTGATCCTGACGATGCCCGAGTCGATGTCGATCGAGCGACGTCGGGTCATGGCCGTGCTCGGAGCTGAGCTGATCCTCACCGAGGCCGCCAAAGGCATGCCCGGTGCGATCGCCAAGGCCAAAGAAATCTCTGAGAGCGATCCGGCCAAGTACTTCATGCCTGGCCAGTTCGACAATCCCGCCAACCCCGAAATCCACTTCAAGACCACCGGTCCTGAAATCTGGAACGACTGCGATGGCGCCATTGACGTGCTCGTGGCCGGCGTCGGCACCGGTGGCACCATCACCGGCGTCTCCCGTTACATCAAAAATGAAGCGGGCAAGGCGATCGAATCCGTGGCCGTTGAACCCACCAATAGCCCGGTGATCACCCAGACCATGAACGGTGAGGCCGTCAAGCCCGGTCCCCACAAGATTCAGGGCATCGGTGCCGGCTTCATCCCCAAAAACCTCGACCTCTCCGTGGTCGACAAGGTGGAGCAGGTGACCAACGAGGAGTCCGTTGCCATGGCCCTGCGCCTGGCACAGGAGGAAGGCCTGTTGGTGGGCATCTCCTGCGGTGCTGCCGCCGCCGCCGCCATTCGTCTGGCCGAGAAAGATGAGTACGCCGGCAAAACCATTGTGGTGGTGCTGCCCGACCTGGCCGAGCGTTACCTCTCCTCGGTGATGTTCGCTGAGGTGCCGACCGGCATCATCGAGCAACCGGTGGCTGTCTGA
- a CDS encoding TMEM165/GDT1 family protein: MAGFTTAFATVALAGIGDKSFLTALALAARHKARWVFIGSVSALTVGAGLWIGMGAWLNTLVSTETVKFVSGITFLAFGALALSQVYQCHSNPEIDAKLTSDKLMCDVRDQGAEIVIRNSFTTTFLAEFGDRTQLALLALAAGPNISASSIFTGAVAANFLLVIAAVSSGKLLRNHLSYKKLSFCSGILFLALGVRILAT, encoded by the coding sequence ATGGCTGGGTTTACGACTGCTTTTGCGACCGTAGCCCTGGCAGGCATCGGAGATAAATCATTTTTAACCGCTCTTGCTTTAGCAGCACGCCACAAAGCTCGTTGGGTTTTTATTGGAAGCGTGTCTGCACTCACAGTCGGAGCGGGCCTTTGGATCGGGATGGGTGCATGGCTAAATACATTAGTTTCAACAGAAACAGTCAAATTTGTATCCGGTATTACATTTTTAGCATTTGGAGCATTAGCTCTGAGTCAGGTCTATCAATGCCATTCAAATCCTGAGATTGACGCAAAATTAACATCGGATAAATTAATGTGTGATGTGAGAGACCAAGGGGCCGAAATTGTCATTCGCAACTCATTTACAACAACCTTCTTGGCCGAATTCGGGGATCGCACTCAGCTAGCCCTATTAGCGCTAGCGGCAGGTCCGAACATTTCTGCCTCAAGCATTTTTACTGGAGCAGTTGCAGCCAATTTCTTGCTCGTTATTGCAGCTGTTTCGTCAGGAAAACTCTTGAGGAACCATCTAAGCTACAAAAAATTATCTTTTTGCAGCGGTATTCTTTTTCTAGCGCTCGGCGTCAGAATTCTTGCAACGTAA